A stretch of DNA from Staphylococcus equorum:
GTTATTCTTAACCGCCATGAGCATTTTTGCATTAGGTACTTTAATCTGTGCTGTCGGACTAGATTTTTCAATGCTATTAATTGGACGTGTCTTACAAGCAGCAGGCGCTGGTATTATGATGCCATTAATGCAAACAATCTTATTCTTACTTTTCCCTGTAGAAAAACGTGGTACCGCAATGGGCTTATTCGGCTTAGTCATTGCATTCGCGCCAGCGATTGGACCTACGCTATCAGGTATTTTAGTAGAGCATCTCTCATGGAGAAGTGTCTTCTACGTCGTATTCCCAATTGCAGTTGTTATCATCGTTGCTTCAATTTTCCTATTGAAAAACGTTACAGAAACTTCAAACCCAAAACTAGATATCGCATCAGTAATTCTATCTACACTAGGTTTTGGTGGACTCTTATACAGTTTCAGTTCTGTTGGAGAAGCAGGATGGGGCAGTGTACAATTTATCTTACCACTTATCGTTGGTATCATTGCATTAGTTATATTTATTCGTCGCCAGTTAAACCTCAAAGAACCTATGCTTGAATTTAGAGTGTTTAGCTACAGCATTTATACGTTAGGTACAGTATTAAGCATGTTCGTATTTGGTGTATTAATCGCATCAAACATTATTTTACCATTATATATGCAAAATATGATTGGATTCTCTGCATTAGAATCTGGTTTAGTATTATTACCAGGCGCTGTTGTTATGGGAATAATGAACCCAATTACAGGTTATTTATTTGATAAATTTGGCGGTAAATGGCTCGCTCGTATTGGCTTGCTCGTATTAGTTGCTTCAACAATACCATTTACAATGCTCACAGCTGATACAACCTTTACTTATCTTGCCACGGCTAACGCAGTACGTATGGTATCACTAGCAATGGTTATGATGCCTATGACAACGCTAGCGATTAATCAATTACCGAATAGTCTCATTGCTCATGGTACTGCTATGAACAACACATTTAGACAAATGGCCGGTGCAATCGGTACAGCGTTATTCATTACGTTAATGTCTGTTTCAGCTATTCCTAGTGAAGGTCTAGAAGGTATGATTCATGGTGTGAATGTAACATTCATGGTCGCTACTGGTATATCAGTCATCGCATTATTATTATCAGCTAAACTTAAAGATGACAGTAAACCATCACGCAGAACAATTTAATTAGACAATCGATCAAAAAGCTTCATTATAATAGATAATAAAAAAACACTTTCGTTACATTCATATAAATAGAATGTTTTCGAAAGTGTTTTTTATATTTTAATATATTAACTTTGGTTGATAAAAATGCTTTATTAACTGTTCGATTT
This window harbors:
- a CDS encoding MDR family MFS transporter, with protein sequence MKEVSLLTETGAFHVEKRIPLFIVLLSGAFITILNQTLLGTALPPIMKDLQVSESTVQWLQSIFMLVNGIMIPVTAFLIQRYTSRQLFLTAMSIFALGTLICAVGLDFSMLLIGRVLQAAGAGIMMPLMQTILFLLFPVEKRGTAMGLFGLVIAFAPAIGPTLSGILVEHLSWRSVFYVVFPIAVVIIVASIFLLKNVTETSNPKLDIASVILSTLGFGGLLYSFSSVGEAGWGSVQFILPLIVGIIALVIFIRRQLNLKEPMLEFRVFSYSIYTLGTVLSMFVFGVLIASNIILPLYMQNMIGFSALESGLVLLPGAVVMGIMNPITGYLFDKFGGKWLARIGLLVLVASTIPFTMLTADTTFTYLATANAVRMVSLAMVMMPMTTLAINQLPNSLIAHGTAMNNTFRQMAGAIGTALFITLMSVSAIPSEGLEGMIHGVNVTFMVATGISVIALLLSAKLKDDSKPSRRTI